The following coding sequences are from one Anser cygnoides isolate HZ-2024a breed goose chromosome 10, Taihu_goose_T2T_genome, whole genome shotgun sequence window:
- the IP6K2 gene encoding inositol hexakisphosphate kinase 2 — MSPAFGAMEVEHYSKGVLLEPFVHQVGGHSCVLRFNDKTICKPLIQREHQFYETLPTEMRKFTPQYEGVVSVSFEEDEDGNLCLIAYPLNGDHDNLENLDNSDCEPKSKLLRWTNKKTMLLENEKISKEWVRQHRKEEKMKSHKLEEEFEWLKKSEVLYYTVEKKGNVSSQFKHHNPWSMKCHQQQLQRMKENAKHRNQYKFILLENLTSRYEVPCVLDLKMGTRQHGDDASEEKKANQIRKCQQSTSAVIGVRVCGMQVYQAGTGQLMFMNKYHGRKLSVQGFKEALYQFFHNGKYLRRELFESVIKKLTELKSVLEKQESYRFYSSSLLIIYDGKERQEVAVDSDPEDLEDLSEESSDESAGAYAYKPTASTVDVRMIDFAHTTCKYYGEDSVVHEGQDTGYVFGLQNLIDIIKEIRDESSE, encoded by the exons ATGAGCCCAGCGTTCGGAGCCATGGAAGTGGAGCACTATTCCAAGGGAGTGTTGCTCGAGCCCTTTGTCCACCAGGTCGGGGGGCACTCCTGCGTCCTCCGGTTTAACGACAAGaccatctgcaagcccctcaTCCAGCGGGAGCACCAGTTCTACGAGACCCTCCCGACGGAAATGCGTAAATTCACTCCGCAGTACGAGG GTGTGGTGTCAGTGAGCTTTGAAGAGGATGAAGATGGAAACTTGTGTCTAATAGCATATCCGTTAAATGGGGACCACGATAACTTGGAAAACTTAGATAATTCTGACTGTGAACCCAAAAGTAAGCTGTTGCGATGGACTAACAAAAAGACAATGTTGTTAGAAAACGAGAAGATATCTAAGGAGTGGGTACGACAGcacaggaaagaggaaaaaatgaaaag TCACAAATTGGAAGAAGAATTTGAGTGGCTGAAGAAATCTGAAGTTTTATATTATACTgtagagaaaaaaggaaatgtcagTTCACAGTTTAAACACCATAATCCTTGGAGCATGAAATGTCACCAGCAACAGTTACAACGGatgaaggaaaatgcaaaacatcGGAATCAATATA AATTCATTTTGCTGGAAAACCTGACATCTCGATATGAAGTACCATGCGTGTTGGACCTCAAAATGGGAACCCGACAGCACGGAGATGATGCATCAGAAGAGAAGAAGGCTAATCAGATTCGCAAATGTCAGCAGAGTACATCAGCTGTTATTGGAGTCCGAGTTTGTGGCATGCAG GTCTACCAGGCAGGCACTGGCCAGCTAATGTTCATGAATAAATACCATGGAAGAAAACTCTCAGTCCAAGGATTTAAAGAAGCACTTTACCAGTTCTTTCATAACGGCAAATACCTGCGCAGGGAACTCTTTGAATCTGTTATTAAAAAACTGACTGAACTCAAGTCTGTCCTGGAGAAACAGGAGTCTTACCGCTTCTATTCGAGCTCCTTGCTGATCATTTATGATGGGAAGGAAAGGCAGGAAGTCGCTGTTGACTCAGACCCAGAGGACTTGGAGGACCTTTCAGAGGAGTCTTCAGATGAGTCAGCAGGAGCATATGCCTACAAACCCACTGCTAGTACTGTTGATGTTCGCATGATAGACTTTGCCCACACAACCTGCAAGTACTATGGAGAAGATAGCGTGGTACATGAGGGCCAAGACACGGGTTATGTTTTTGGACTTCAGAATTTAATAGatattattaaagaaataagagACGAAAGTAGCGAATAA